The DNA window TTGAAAAAGATAACAACAACAAAATCATGGTTTCAGTTGGTTTAAATGACGCTCCCATTCTTGAAAAACGAATATCTGATGGTAATGGACTTCTTGCCCAACATGGGGCAAGCAGATCAAACCTATTTTCAGGAGATGCAAATGATGTTATCTTCACATTTAGCCAGATGAAAAACCTTGGAAAATTTTACAACAAGGCATGGAAATATGTTTTTTCAAATCCATCTAATTTCAGTAGAATAGTGTGTTTATTTCTTTACGACGCATTATTAGATTATATATCACAGCTGATACATAGATTCAAGGACATTAAACCCAGAATTTATAGGGGATTTGCATTTCCATTTATCCGGGCAGGAGCCAACGTATTTTTGCGTGAAATCACTACTTTGGCATTGATGGGGGACGTATTAAAAGGCGAAATTGATGTGGCATACGTTACATATTTGGGATACGATGAAATTGCACATCACTCCGGAGTAAGGGACTTTGATGCATTCATCGCACTCAAGGATTTGGACAAACAATTTCACAGGGTAGAAATGGCATCTAAACTGTGCCACAGACCTTACCAACTTGTTGTCCATTCTGATCATGGTCAAACCAACGGAGCAACATTTAAACAGAGATACGGATTATCACTGGAAGGTTTGGTAAAGGAACTCTTACCTTTAGAAACACAAATATTTGCTGATATGTCACCATCCACCGGTGATCACTTTGTTTCTGCCTTCACATTGCCTGGAGATAAGGTTAAGGAATACTTCAATGATAAAACCCATGATGTGAATAGTTACATCCAGAGGTACAATCCACTAAAAAAACCGGATCTAGTAAGCGAAACAGACGCAAATGTTCTTGTACTAGCCTCTGGTAATTTGGGTATGATATATTTAACAGACTATGTTGAGAGACTCAGTTATGAAGAAATAAATCAGATCTACACAGATTTAATTCCAGGACTTGCAAACCACGAAGGTATATCATTTATAATGGTTAATTCTGAAGTTAATGGCGCACTCGCAATAGGAAGCAAGGGGACTTATTATCTTGAAACAGATGAGGTTAAAGGAGAGAATCCATTAGCAGATTTTGGTGAAAACATAGCTAAACATCTCAGAAGAACCCATGGATTTGAACACACCCCAGATATACTTGTTATCAGCATGTACGATAAGGAGAAAAATGAAGTTGCAGCATTTGAAGAACTTGTTGGGAGTCATGGAGGTGTGGGTGGGGAGCAATCGTATCCATTCATTTTACATCCAAGTAAATGGAACATCCCCGATGGAATAGTAGGGGCTGAAAATGTTTACCACGCATTCAAATCTGAGATTTCTAAAAGCAATCCTGAACAGACGGATCAAAGTTCATGTGAACTGGAACATACCTTAAACTGATAATAATTCAATAATTCTAATTTTTAATTATTTTCTTAAGCTATAGTTGAAGCTTTCATTATCCTAACTGAATTAAAATTATTAAAACGGTCACGTGTTATGCAGCTTAGTTAAAAACTGAAGACCTCCCTTGGTTGATGCATGATCAGTAAAAAGTTAGTTGCAAACCTTCCAAATCAACTGATGTTAACACATATAAGTATGATCCGGATTATTTTACTTAATTAACCGATTATAGATTTATTAAAACTTAATTAAACTCTAAATATTCCTTTTCAAAAGAATTAAATAAAAATAACAACATAATTAATGTTGTTTATGTATGAAAACGTGAGGGTGTTTTATGGGTGAAAAAATTTACGTGACAAAAAAAATCAAGCATAAAGAAAAGGGAATGCCATTAATTGGTGATAAATTCCCAAAAATGGAAGTTCAAACTACTAAAGGAACAGTGAAACTTCCAAAAGCTTTTAAAGGAAAATGGTTTGTTCTATTTAGCCATCCTGCAGACTTTACGCCGGTTTGTACAACAGAATTTTTTGCCTTTCAAAAGAGGTATGAACAATTTAAAGAGTTAAACTGTGAACTTATTGGCCTTAGTATCGACCAGATATTTGCACACCTCAAATGGATAGAATGGATAAAGGATAATTTGGATGTTGAGATAGAATTCCCTGTTATTGCTGATACTGGATGTGTAGCAAACAAATTGGGATTGATACATCCAGCCAAAGCAACCAACACTGTTAGAGCTGTTTTTATAATTGATCCCAAGGGAATAATACGGGCAATACTCTACTACCCTCAAGAACTGGGACGAAACATTGACGAAATTCTTCGAATGATTGAAGGTTTCAACCAGATCGAAGAAAAGAAAGTAGCCATACCTGCAAATTGGCCAAAAAATGAATTAATAGGTAAAGGACTTATTATTCCGCCGGTACCTGACATTAAAAGCGGAAAAAAACTTGCAGACAAGTATAAATGTTATGATTGGTGGTTATGTTATAGAAATTACTACAAATGGTAATATAAATGGAGGTTTTAAAAAAATGGTAC is part of the Methanobacterium lacus genome and encodes:
- a CDS encoding peroxiredoxin, with product MGEKIYVTKKIKHKEKGMPLIGDKFPKMEVQTTKGTVKLPKAFKGKWFVLFSHPADFTPVCTTEFFAFQKRYEQFKELNCELIGLSIDQIFAHLKWIEWIKDNLDVEIEFPVIADTGCVANKLGLIHPAKATNTVRAVFIIDPKGIIRAILYYPQELGRNIDEILRMIEGFNQIEEKKVAIPANWPKNELIGKGLIIPPVPDIKSGKKLADKYKCYDWWLCYRNYYKW
- a CDS encoding phage holin family protein, with the protein product MEDYDQKYYKSRFYWLWRTIILWIGSSLGFMLVAYLSVGLSVDSWETAFVVAGIVGILNAILWPLLSRILLPFMVFTVGIGALLLNGLLIWLATNFTTGVTIEGPALIITPIAMAAISTLLNGVLTIDDDATWYRGIRDKVKKIDKDSVTKTPGVIFMEIDGLAKNILLEAIELGDMPTLKRWIEEGSHELKGWETDLSSQTGASQAGILHGNNEDMVAFRWVEKDNNNKIMVSVGLNDAPILEKRISDGNGLLAQHGASRSNLFSGDANDVIFTFSQMKNLGKFYNKAWKYVFSNPSNFSRIVCLFLYDALLDYISQLIHRFKDIKPRIYRGFAFPFIRAGANVFLREITTLALMGDVLKGEIDVAYVTYLGYDEIAHHSGVRDFDAFIALKDLDKQFHRVEMASKLCHRPYQLVVHSDHGQTNGATFKQRYGLSLEGLVKELLPLETQIFADMSPSTGDHFVSAFTLPGDKVKEYFNDKTHDVNSYIQRYNPLKKPDLVSETDANVLVLASGNLGMIYLTDYVERLSYEEINQIYTDLIPGLANHEGISFIMVNSEVNGALAIGSKGTYYLETDEVKGENPLADFGENIAKHLRRTHGFEHTPDILVISMYDKEKNEVAAFEELVGSHGGVGGEQSYPFILHPSKWNIPDGIVGAENVYHAFKSEISKSNPEQTDQSSCELEHTLN